One segment of Alistipes finegoldii DSM 17242 DNA contains the following:
- a CDS encoding DoxX family protein — protein MYAILRFLFPDKPYTAGNSWLLLAARIIFGGLLMSHGIAKWQNFDALSAAFPDPLGVGSGVSLALAIFGEVVCSVGFIAGLFYRLALIPMIFTMCVAFFAVHGGDPFAARELALAYLSVYVLMYAAGPGLYAADTLIARRLPKPRR, from the coding sequence ATGTATGCAATACTGAGATTTCTGTTTCCGGACAAACCCTATACCGCCGGCAATTCGTGGCTGCTGCTCGCGGCCCGCATTATTTTCGGAGGACTGCTGATGTCGCACGGCATCGCCAAGTGGCAGAACTTCGATGCGCTTTCCGCCGCGTTTCCCGATCCGCTGGGTGTCGGCAGCGGTGTTTCGCTCGCGCTGGCGATCTTCGGCGAAGTCGTCTGTTCTGTCGGGTTTATCGCGGGGTTGTTCTACCGGCTGGCTCTTATCCCGATGATTTTCACGATGTGCGTGGCTTTCTTCGCCGTACACGGCGGCGATCCGTTCGCGGCGCGCGAACTGGCGCTGGCCTATCTGTCGGTTTACGTGCTGATGTACGCCGCAGGTCCCGGTCTCTATGCGGCCGATACGCTGATTGCTCGGCGTCTTCCGAAGCCGCGGCGGTAG